A window of Armatimonadota bacterium contains these coding sequences:
- the pyrE gene encoding orotate phosphoribosyltransferase encodes MREEIQGIVSAALWETGALKVSSHDPFILASGNRSPVYVDCRVLISYPWARGIVTACAHWLYHAEHMDADFIAGGETAGIPFAAWLAERVGKPFAYVRKEPKGHGISGQVVGCVPPGSRVLLYEDLITDGGSKLAFVKGLRQAGAEVADCLVMFDRQQGGASALQQSGVRLHRLTDLRSCLELGAATGRMSPADDHSVQAYLADAAAWHDQRGYEYHEPRR; translated from the coding sequence GTGAGAGAGGAGATACAGGGCATCGTCTCGGCGGCGCTGTGGGAGACCGGCGCGCTCAAGGTGTCGTCCCACGATCCCTTCATACTCGCTTCGGGCAACCGGAGCCCAGTCTACGTGGACTGCCGTGTTCTCATATCCTATCCGTGGGCCAGGGGCATTGTGACTGCGTGCGCCCATTGGCTCTACCATGCCGAACACATGGACGCCGACTTCATCGCAGGCGGGGAGACGGCCGGCATCCCCTTCGCGGCGTGGCTGGCTGAGCGAGTAGGCAAGCCGTTCGCCTACGTGCGCAAGGAGCCAAAGGGCCACGGCATCAGCGGTCAGGTCGTGGGCTGTGTGCCGCCCGGCAGCAGGGTGCTCCTCTACGAGGACCTCATCACCGATGGCGGGAGCAAGCTGGCGTTCGTGAAGGGGCTGCGGCAGGCGGGAGCCGAGGTCGCGGACTGTCTGGTCATGTTCGACCGCCAGCAGGGCGGAGCAAGCGCGCTGCAGCAGTCGGGGGTCAGGCTGCACCGACTGACTGATCTGCGGAGCTGCCTCGAGCTGGGCGCGGCGACCGGGCGCATGTCTCCTGCCGACGACCATTCCGTGCAGGCGTATCTGG
- a CDS encoding 2-oxoacid:acceptor oxidoreductase family protein encodes MAESRPALPRTNELGYYEMRFESVGAFGANLAGQMLAKALVLRQGFNGANFSSYGAEKKGSPVKAYVRVCLPDCEVRTNSPVEEPHLLALFHDGLFALPGLLHGVNEDTVIIASTARDPALMRQLLRAPVRRLGVVDALRIANEEKTRVNTAMLGAITKAAGFIEAQAVRDTIAETFTDRYPKLVEPNLRTFDRGHDELVLVEFDDASGFAAPSRERPQPDLGYENAPLGGAIVNGGNTVRRNLGASRQGYIPRYHRDKCIDCGRCDMTCPDYVFIFHRGEDKRGRPAMVMKGPDYRYCKGCMKCVDICPVEALTQMADVPELVCASEIELVGPPEHLASLVREQVGLPAEGDQDTHYRRIG; translated from the coding sequence ATGGCGGAATCGAGGCCGGCCCTGCCGCGGACCAACGAGCTGGGCTATTACGAGATGCGATTCGAGTCGGTGGGGGCGTTCGGGGCCAACCTGGCGGGGCAGATGCTGGCCAAGGCGCTGGTGCTGCGGCAGGGGTTCAACGGCGCCAACTTCTCGTCCTATGGAGCCGAAAAGAAGGGCTCCCCGGTCAAGGCGTACGTGCGGGTGTGCCTGCCCGACTGCGAGGTGCGCACCAACAGCCCGGTGGAGGAGCCGCACCTGCTGGCGCTGTTCCACGACGGGCTGTTCGCGCTGCCGGGCCTGCTGCACGGGGTGAACGAGGACACGGTGATCATCGCCAGCACCGCGCGCGACCCGGCGCTGATGCGGCAACTGCTGCGCGCCCCGGTGCGGCGGCTGGGGGTGGTGGACGCGCTGCGCATCGCCAACGAAGAGAAAACCCGCGTCAACACCGCCATGCTGGGGGCTATCACCAAGGCCGCGGGGTTCATAGAAGCGCAGGCGGTGCGCGACACCATCGCCGAGACTTTCACCGACCGCTACCCCAAGCTGGTGGAGCCCAACCTGCGCACCTTCGACCGCGGCCACGACGAGCTGGTGCTGGTGGAGTTCGATGATGCCAGCGGGTTCGCCGCGCCGTCGCGCGAGCGCCCGCAGCCGGACCTGGGCTACGAGAACGCGCCGCTGGGCGGGGCCATCGTCAACGGCGGCAACACGGTGCGGCGCAACTTGGGGGCGTCGCGCCAGGGCTACATCCCCCGGTATCACCGCGACAAGTGCATTGACTGCGGGCGCTGCGACATGACCTGCCCCGACTACGTTTTCATCTTCCACCGCGGCGAGGACAAGCGCGGGCGCCCGGCGATGGTGATGAAGGGGCCCGACTACCGCTACTGCAAGGGCTGCATGAAGTGTGTAGATATCTGCCCGGTGGAGGCGCTGACGCAAATGGCGGACGTGCCGGAGCTGGTGTGCGCGAGCGAGATCGAACTCGTCGGCCCGCCCGAGCACCTGGCATCGCTGGTGCGCGAGCAGGTGGGCCTGCCCGCCGAGGGCGACCAGGATACCCACTACCGCCGCATCGGCTAG
- a CDS encoding methyltransferase domain-containing protein, with product MRQVPPWVGYDRMAATGEYGALVNAAGELALSSDGQNEAAFFRSVLRGRNAVLDVGCGPGFPLVVLAHCVTSPCGLDAAPAMLALARATIAALGVRNATLVRGMAEALPFADNAFDGFAVCGTLGSVPDPAPVVRELARVAAAGAVVASIGQDFRHRLSAGKPRGETWLRCDRRGLALQVVRYLTDPYRIWYERHVLDPASDFAQQLLADPELCTAGRIATDLSPRDLPAGAVLDSFCEEEAQFDPETLREVFEQSGFATERQHVALSYGVPHIFSVFRRRG from the coding sequence ATGAGACAGGTCCCGCCCTGGGTCGGCTACGACCGCATGGCTGCGACCGGCGAGTACGGTGCGCTTGTGAACGCGGCGGGCGAGCTTGCTTTGTCCTCCGACGGGCAAAACGAGGCGGCCTTCTTTCGGTCGGTTCTGCGCGGGCGCAACGCCGTGCTCGATGTCGGATGCGGGCCCGGCTTCCCGCTGGTGGTTCTGGCCCACTGTGTGACCAGTCCGTGCGGCCTGGATGCGGCTCCCGCGATGCTCGCCCTCGCGCGAGCGACCATCGCTGCGCTCGGGGTTCGCAACGCCACGCTGGTGCGCGGCATGGCTGAGGCCCTGCCCTTCGCCGACAACGCCTTCGACGGTTTCGCAGTCTGCGGTACGCTCGGGAGCGTCCCCGATCCTGCTCCCGTCGTGCGCGAGCTGGCCCGCGTCGCCGCAGCCGGGGCGGTGGTCGCCAGCATCGGGCAAGACTTCCGACACCGGTTGAGTGCAGGCAAACCGCGAGGCGAAACTTGGCTCCGCTGCGATCGTCGCGGCCTGGCGCTGCAGGTCGTCCGCTATTTAACCGATCCCTATCGGATATGGTACGAGCGCCATGTGCTCGACCCGGCCAGCGATTTCGCGCAACAGCTCCTCGCTGACCCGGAACTGTGCACGGCGGGACGCATAGCGACGGACCTGTCGCCCCGGGACTTGCCGGCGGGGGCCGTCCTTGACTCCTTCTGCGAGGAGGAAGCGCAGTTCGACCCGGAGACACTGCGCGAGGTCTTCGAGCAATCGGGGTTTGCCACGGAGCGGCAACACGTCGCCCTCAGCTACGGGGTCCCGCACATCTTCTCGGTGTTCCGCCGCCGCGGCTAA